From one Lolium rigidum isolate FL_2022 chromosome 4, APGP_CSIRO_Lrig_0.1, whole genome shotgun sequence genomic stretch:
- the LOC124707269 gene encoding PHD finger protein ALFIN-LIKE 1-like, with translation MDASYRRSGAGGGGGGSAPRTVEDIYKDYRGRRSAILRALTNDVEEFYGQCDPDKENLCLYGYANEAWEVALPAEEVPTELPEPALGINFARDGMKRTDWLALVAVHSDSWLVSVAFYYAARLTRSDRKRLFGMMNDLATVYEVISEMRQSKERDRSVGIDNSGRHKLPAKHAREAPPPPRVENNAREADEGYDEDDGDHSETLCGTCGGIYSAEEFWIGCDVCERWYHGKCVKITPAKAESIKQYKCPSCSSKRPRQQ, from the exons ATGGACGCCTCCTACCGCCGCTCCGGCgccgggggaggcggcggcggctccgccCCCCGCACCGTCGAGGACATCTACAAGGACTACCGCGGCCGCCGCTCCGCCATCCTCCGCGCCCTCACCAACG ACGTCGAGGAGTTCTACGGGCAGTGCGATCCAG ATAAGGAGAACCTCTGCCTGTACGGCTACGCCAACGAGGCCTGGGAGGTGGCGCTGCCGGCGGAGGAGGTGCCCACCGAGCTGCCGGAGCCGGCCCTCGGGATCAACTTCGCCCGCGACGGGATGAAGCGCACCGACTGGCTCGCGCTCGTCGCCGTCCACTCTGACTCATGGCTCGTCTCCGTCGCCTTCTACTATGCCGCCAGGCTCACCCGCAGCGACAG GAAGCGTTTATTTGGCATGATGAATGATTTGGCAACCGTTTATGAAGTCATCTCAGAGATGAGACAATCGAAGGAGAGGGATAGATCGGTTGGTATTGACAACAGCGGTAGACACAAGCTGCCAGCCAAG CATGCACgtgaggcgccgccgccaccacgtgtggaaaATAACGCCAGGGAGGCTGATGAAGGCTACGATGAAGATGACGGCGACCACAGCGAGACTCTTTGCGGGACATGCGGTGGGATATACAGTGCGGAGGAATTCTGGATCGGGTGCGACGTTTGTGAGAGGTGGTACCATGGCAAGTGTGTGAAGATAAC